The Triticum aestivum cultivar Chinese Spring chromosome 7B, IWGSC CS RefSeq v2.1, whole genome shotgun sequence genome window below encodes:
- the LOC123159435 gene encoding probable BOI-related E3 ubiquitin-protein ligase 3 — translation MAVDLQRLRHKLLTTGGHHQLASAAAMPASGPCYGAAVPSQRGHQPYADLFTLPPPPPMSSSAPYQCSEFLAMAAADLAKKGVSPAGAQEMITNKRKRDERSSVLGAADVLPAHAQQEAIAVDCILLKHAKQMWTTLAEQGQSHTKRIVSAVEARAAKRLKAKDEEIERIRTMNWALDERLRNLLMEAQMWRDVAQSHEATANVLRGDLQRVLDAQAVRGSGSGDGQEDDAESCCWGENQVPLGAEEEVGTPVVEERPATGTRMCKACHDGAAVVLLLPCRHLSVCAPCAAAAQACPACGSAKNGSVCVNFS, via the exons ATGGCTGTGGACCTGCAACGCCTGCGCCACAAGTTACTCACCACCGGCGGCCACCACCAACTCGCCTCCGCCGCTGCTATGCCAGCGAGTGGGCCTTGTTATGGCGCTGCGGTGCCGAGCCAGCGGGGGCACCAGCCGTACGCGGACCTCTtcacgctgccgccgccgccgccgatgtcgTCGTCGGCCCCGTATCAGTGTTCGGAGTTCTTGGCGATGGCCGCGGCTGATCTGGCGAAGAAGGGCGTCAGCCCCGCCGGTGCTCAGGAAATGATTACCAACAAGCGGAAGCGCGACGAGCGGTCGTCGGTTCTTGGCGCGGCTGACGTTCTCCCCGCCCACGCACAACAGGAGGCTATCGCCGTCGACTGCATCCTGCTCAAACAT GCGAAACAGATGTGGACTACTTTGGCGGAGCAAGGGCAGAGCCACACGAAGCGAATCGTCTCGGCCGTGGAGGCCAGGGCGGCGAAGCGGCTCAAGGCCAAGGACGAGGAGATTGAGCGGATCAGGACCATGAACTGGGCACTCGACGAgcgcctgaggaacctcttgatgGAGGCTCAGATGTGGCGCGACGTCGCGCAGTCCCACGAGGCCACGGCCAACGTGCTCCGCGGCGACCTACAGCGGGTGCTCGACGCTCAGGCGGTCCGTGGCAGTGGAAGCGGCGACGGTCAGGAGGACGACGCCGAGTCGTGCTGCTGGGGGGAGAACCAGGTGCCCCTcggcgcggaggaggaggtgggcacGCCGGTAGTGGAGGAGCGTCCGGCGACAGGAACAAGAATGTGCAAGGCGTGTCACGACGGCGcggccgttgtgctgctgctgccgTGCCGGCACCTCTCTGTGTGCGCGCCGTGCGCGGCCGCGGCGCAGGCGTGCCCGGCGTGCGGTAGCGCCAAGAATGGCAGCGTCTGCGTCAACTTTTCGTGA